In the genome of Lysobacter sp. BMK333-48F3, the window CCTCGCGCTGCGCCGGCTCGCGTTGAGCGAGCTCGCCCTGCGCGGTCTGGTAACGGGCGTCGTCGCGGATCACGCGCGGCACGCCGACGCGCGGGTCGATCGAGACCGGCTCGTACACCACCCGGCGCTTGTCGGCGTCGTAGCGCACTTCGACGTTGCCGATCAGCGGGAAGTCCTTGCGGAACGGATAACCGACGAAACCGTAGTCGGTCAGGATGCGGCGCAGGTCCGGATGGCCTTCGAAGACGATGCCGTACAGGTCGAAGGCTTCGCGCTCGAACCAATTCACGCCCGGCCAGATGCCGGTCAGCGAACCGACCACCGGCAGGTCGTCGTTCGGAGCGAAGGCCTTGAGCCGCAGCCGCTGGTTGTGCTGGCACGACAGCAGGTGGGCGACCGCGGCGAAGCGGCGCTCCGGCGCGATCGACGCGGCGTTCGGGCTTTCGCCCCAACGGAAGCGACCGGCGCTCTTGCCTTCGACGCCGCGCGAGAAGCCTTCCGAGGACACGTCGGTGTCCCATTCGTCGCTGCCGAAGCTGAGGTAGTCGACGCCGCTGACGTCGACGCACTGCTCGAAGCCGAACTCGTCGCGCAGCGCGCGGGCGGCGGCGAGCCAGTCGGCGGCGGGGACTTCCAGGGTCAGTTCGCCGCGCGGCTCGGCCACGACGACGGTAGCGCCGGCGAAACGTTCGCGCAGACGCTCGGCGAGGTTGGCGGTGCTCATTCGCGGACGCCCTGCTTCTGGTCGCCGAAATTGGTGCCGCGGCGGATCTTGCGCTGCAGCTGCAGGATGCCGTAGATCAGCGCCTCGGCGGTCGGCGGGCAGCCGGGCACGTAGACGTCGACCGGCACCACGCGGTCGCAGCCGCGCACCACCGAGTAGGAATAGTGGTAGTAGCCGCCGCCGTTGGCGCAGCTGCCCATCGAGATGACCCACTTCGGGTCCGGCATCTGGTCGTAGACCTTGCGCAGCGCCGGGGCCATCTTGTTGACCAGGGTGCCGGCGACGATCATCACGTCGGACTGGCGCGGCGACGGGCGGAACACCACGCCGTAGCGGTCCAGGTCCAGGCGCGCGGCGCCGGCGTGCATCATCTCGACCGCGCAGCAGGCCAGACCGAAGGTCATCGGCCACATCGAACCGGTGCGGGCCCAGTTCCACAACGTGTCGAGATTGGTGGTGACGAAGCCCTGCTGCAGCAGCGGGTTCTCGCCTTCCGGGCGCAGGATATCGTCGAGGCGGCCTTCCGGGAGCGGGTTGTGCATCAACCCGGAAATCGTGTCGCCAACGCTTTGGATCACTCCCATTCGAGCGCTCCCTTCTTCCAGACGTAAACGAAGCCGAGCAGGAGCATGCTGGCGAAGATGCCCATCTCGATCAGGCCGATGATTCCGAGGTCTCGGAACACGGTGGCCCAGGGCACGATGAAGATGATTTCCAGATCGAAGATGATGAACTGGATCGCGATCAGGTAGTAGCGCACGTCGAACTGCATGCGCGCGTCTTCGAAGGCTTCGAAGCCGCATTCGTAGGGAGACAGTTTCTCCGCGGTCGGGCGCTTGGGCCCGAGCACATTGCCTACCACCAACAGGGCGACGCCGATACCACCGGCGACGATCAGGAACAGCAGGGTCGGCAGGTATTCGGCCAGCACGCGGTGTTCTCTCGGCTACTTGTTCGGCTACATGGGCGCGTTACCGCGACCTTGGCTTGGCGCTATGGCGCCCAGTCGTTTGGACGCATTGCGCGGCCCGCCGTGCGTGCCGCACCTGCGTACCGTGGTGCGAGTTGCGAATAACTGAAGCAAAGGGATGGATGTGGTGCCCAAAGGGGGACTCGAACCCCCACGACCTAAGTCGCTACCACCTCAAGGTAGTGCGTCTACCAATTCCGCCATCTGGGCACTGTTACCAACCGCGGCCATCCTGGGCCCGACTCCGCAAGCGCTGCGAAGCCCCTGGTCATCGCTGACCTGCCCTGCCGTCCGTGCGGGGCGATGAAACCGTATTTTAACTCTTTATTTCACTTACCGTCAGCCGGCTGTTTTGCCGGGGTTGCCTGCTCGGCGGGCGCCGGAGCGGGCGCGACCGGAACCGCGGGCGCCTGGGTCGCGGCCGGAGCCGGGACCGACTGCGCCGGCGCCTGCGGCACGCCGGAAGCGGGCGCGGCCGGAGCGGTCGCCGCCGGGGCGGGAACCGTCGGCTGGGCCGCCGGAGCGGTCGCCTGCGGCGCGCCCATCAGGCCCATGTCGGGCTTGCCGGCTTCGGCCGAGGGACGGCTCGCCTGCCAGGCCATGAAGAGGCTGATGGCGAAGAACGCGATCGCCAGCCACTTGGTCGCCTTGGACAGGAAGTTCGAGGAACCGCGCGCACCGAACACCGTCGCCGAAGCGCCGCCGCCGAAGCCCGAGCCCGCCTGCGCGCCGGCGCCGCGTTGCATCAGGATCAGCGCGACCATCGCGATCGCGATCAGCACATAGATGACGTTGAGGAACAACAGCATCGCTTTGGATTCTTCGGTTCGGACTGCTGGTTACGACCGCATCGCTGCGGCGCCGTGCGCCGCAACGCTTCGATCAGGGCGCCGCCGCGGCTGCGATGGCGTTGAAATCCGCGGCCACCAGCGAGGCGCCGCCGACCAGGCCGCCGTCGACGTCGGGCTGGGAAAACAGCGCGGCGGCGTTGTCGGCCTTCACGCTTCCGCCGTAGAGGATCGGAAGCGAGCCAGCGATTGTAGCATCGTGCGCGGCGATTTCGCTACGAATGAATGCGTGGACCTGCTGGGCCTGCTCCGGGCTGGCGGTCTTGCCGGTGCCGATCGCCCAGACCGGCTCGTAGGCCAGGACCGCGCCGTCCAGCGCCTGCGCGCCGAGCAGTTCGAAGATCGGCGCCAGTTGTTCCTGCAGGCGCCATTCGGTCTTGCCGTCTTCGCGCTCGTCCAGGGTCTCGCCGACGCACAGGATCGGGGTCAGGCCGGCGGCCTTGGCCGCGGCGAACTTGCGCGCGACCAGTTCGCTGCTCTCGCCGTGGTACTGGCGGCGCTCGGAATGGCCGACCAGGCCGTAGCCGGCGCCGACATCCTTGAGCATCGCCGCCGAGACTTCGCCGGTGTAGGCGCCCTTCTGGTTGGCGCTGACGTCCTGCGCGCCGAAGCCCAGGCCGCGCTCGCCGTAGTGTTCGATCAGCTCGCCCAGGTACGGCAGCGGCGGCAGGATCAGCCGTTCGACCCCGGGCGGCGGGGTCTGCGCGGCGACCTCGTCGAGCAAGGCGAAAGCGAACTCGCGGCTGCCGTGCAGCTTCCAGTTTCCGGCGACGATCCTGCGGCGCATGGTCTCTCCTGTTGCGTCTGAACGCGCAGTTTAACCCAGCCCGCCGCGCCCCCACCCTATCCCGGCACATTCGCTGCCCCAGCCCAGTCCGAACCCATCGCCGATGACCGCGACGCCCCCCGCCCCCGTCCGCAGCTTCGCCCCGATCGAATCGCCGCAGGCCTGCGTGCTGGTGCTCGGCAGCATGCCCGGCGTCGCCTCGCTGAGCGCCGGGCGCTACTACGCCCATCCGCAGAACCGGTTCTGGCCGATCATGGGCAGCCTGGTCGGCGCCGGCCCGGAACTGGACTACGAGCGGCGCATCGCACGCCTGCGCCAGGCCGGGATCGCGCTGTGGGACGTGCTGGCGCAATGCGAGCGCGAGGGCAGCCTGGATTCGGCGATCCGCGACGAGACCGCGGTCGCCAACGATTTCGCCGGCTTCTTCGCCCGCCACCCGCGGCTGCGTACGGTGCTGTTCAACGGCGCCAAGGCCGAACAGAGTTTCCGCCGCTTCGTCCTGCCGACCCTGGCCTCGCCGCCGGCGCTGCGGCGCCTGCCCTCGACCAGTCCGGCCAACGCCTCGCAGGCCAACGCGAGCAAGTGGAGCGCGTGGCGCGAGGCGCTGCGCGAGGCCGGGGTGGCGGTGCTCGACTGAGCGCGGGGCGCTGCGGCCGCTGCGGCATGTTGCAGGTCTGAAACTTCGCCGCCTCCGCTTTCGCCTCCGCAAGATGGCGCAAACCACTGGCAGCTAAGGCTTTTTTGGCCCGCCGGCCGGCGGTATGACCAACCGGCGACCGGCCGCCCGCCGGCGCCGATGTGCCGCCGCCCTGTCCTGCCCCCTGCGACCCCGGCGTTTGTTGGGGTGACCGCCCGCATCGGGCCCCTCACCGCCAAGGATCGCTTGCGAGCCCCGCCCCCGGAGCTCGCGGGACAGGGAGTGTTCGCCTGCGCAAACCAGCGCCGCCGGCCGGCGCCCGCTTCCCGCCCCGATCCAACGCACGCGCCTTCCGGGTCGGGGCGCGCGCCGGCGACCGCCGACCCGTTCATCGCCCTCAGGGAAGCGATACCACAAGGAGTTCCGCCATGAAGTCGCAGCACCGCTCGCCCCGCCCCGTCGCCCGCCTCGCCGCCCTCGGCGCGCTGGCCCTGACCTTCTTCGCGGCCCAGGCCGCCGATGCAGGCAAGACCGTCCGCACGCCCTACGGCGAAGTGGTCGAAATCCAGGCGCCGCAGTCGCAGCAGCGCCTGTCGGCCTCGGCCCAGGCGCATCCGTTCGCGACCGCCCGCCAACGCGCCGCGGTCAAGCCACTGCAGTGGACGCAGCGCGACGACAAGGCCGCCGCGGCCCCGGCCGAGCTGACCGAGCAGTTGGTCCGCGCCGCCGGCAGCGCGCCCGGCGGCGAAGCGCCGGCGTTCGCCAACTACCTCGCCCGCAACCACTTCCGCGCCACCTGGCAGCGCCTGGACGCGCTCGACGCGGCCAAGGGCGCGGCGGCGCCGACGGCGCTGTCCGACGGCGAGAAGGACGGCGCGCACTACGGCTACACCCGCTATCCGGGCAACTACTACACCAGCCAGTGGAAGACCACACCCTGGAACAAGATCGGCAAGCTCTACTTCACCAAGCCCAATGGCAGCGGCTCGTACTGCACCGCCAACGTCGCCAGCGGCAACTCGGTGCTGGTCACCGCCGCGCACTGCGTCTACACCCTCGGCGCGGGCTGGAACTCGAACTTCGTGTTCGTGCCCGCCGAACGCTACGGCGAAGCGCCGTACGGCCGCTTCGGCTGGAGCAGCGCGCGCATTCCCAGCGGCTACCTGCCGTCCGGCGGCCGACGCTGGGACGTGGCGGTGATCAAGCTCACCGGCGAACAGACCAGCGGCTTGCCGGTCACCAGCTATGTCGGCTGGCTCGGCCGCACCTGGAACCGCCCCTACTCCGAGTACGCCTATTCGCACGGCTACGCCAGCAACCTGAGCACCCAGTACACCCACGTCTGCGCCGGCCAGACCTACGACTCGCCCAGCGAAGGCACCAACGTGCTGGTGCAGGGCTGCGACATGACCTACGGCGCCAGCGGCGGCGCCTGGCTGCTGAACCTCGGCGGCAGCCACTACGTCAACAGCGTGGTCAGCGGCCCGCACATCGGCGCCTTCGGCACCGCCTGGGTCGGTCCGCGCTTCGCCGACGACAACATCGTGGCGCTGTGTGCGGCGATTGGGTGCTGAAGCGGGAATGGGGAATGGGGAATGGGGAATCGGAAAGCGGGTTGCGACTCGCCTCCTCCCCTGGCCAGGGAATGGCCTGTGCAAGAGGGAAGAAGCCGGCGTGGGCCGGCTTCTTCTTGCCCGGACGGCAGCGGGAACCGAAGTGCCGCGGGTCCGCAATGGCCGATGACAAACGCCGGGCGGTGCCGTCTGGCATCGCGATGGCTGGTTCGCTCCGGGAGAAAAAGAAAAAGCCGGCGCGAGCCGGCTTTTCCGTTGCTGCGATGCCTCGCGCGCGAGGCTTACTTGAGCTTGATCTCGCGCAGGCGCTCTTCCAGATAGCCCTGGGCGGTGATCGGCTCGGGGTAGCGGCTGGGGTTGTCGGCGCTGATCGTCGAGGGCAGCACGTCGATCAGGAAGTCCGGGTTGGGGTGCAGGAAGAACGGGGTCGAGTAGCGCGGCTGGCGCGCCTGCTCGCCCGGCGGGTTGACCACGCGGTGGGTGGTCGAGGGATACACGTGGTTGGTCAGGCGCTGCAGCATGTCGCCGATGTTGACCACGATGGTGTCGGCGTCGGCGGTGAACGGCACCCACTCGCCCTGGCGCGACTTCACTTCCAGGCCGGCGGCGCTGGCGCCGACCAGCAGGGTGATCAGGTTGATGTCCTCGTGCGCGCCGGCGCGCACGTTGGGGATGTCGTCGGTGGTGATCGGCGGATAGTGGATCGGGCGCAGGATCGAGTTGCCCGAATTGGTTTTGTCGGCGAAGTAGTTCTCCGCCAGGCCGATGTGCAGGGCCAGCGCGCTGAGCACGCGCGAGCCGAGCCGGTCCAGGGCCTGGTACAGGCCGTAGGCCTGCTCGCGGAATTCGGGGATTTCCTCCGGCCACAGGTTGGCCGGCATGTCCGCGGCGTACTTGGAGTCGCGCGGGATCTCGCGGCCGACGTGCCAGAACTCCTTCAGGTCGAAATGCTTGGAGTCCTTGGCGGTTTCCACGCCGAACGGGGTGTAGCCGCGCGCACCGCCGCCGCCGGGCACGTGGTACTTGCGCTTGACCTCGTCGGGCAGAGCGAAGAAGCGCTTGAACACGTCGTAGGAGCGGTCGATCTGCTCGTCGGAGATGCCGTGGCCGCGAATGCCGGCGAAGCCCCATTCGCGATAGGCCGCGCCGAGTTCGGCGACGAAGGCCTCGCGGTCGGTGTCGAAGCGGCGGATGTCCAGGGTGGGGATCTGACTCACGTAACCTTCCTGTGGTGTCTTCGGTCTCGAGTAATGGACCATTTTCGCTCAAACCCGGCGTCCGCGCTCGCCGCGGCGCGACAGGGCCGGCAAAGCCGCCTCCCGGCGGTATTCCGGGGGCGGATTACGCGATACAGTCGCGCCCCGACCGGCCTTGCGCGCCGGCAGTACCGTCGGCCGCCGAGAACGCCCCCCGCATGCAAGATACAGTCGCCCGCCCCGCCTTCCCGGCGCGCCGCGCCCTGGCCTGGCTGACCGGGTTCATCTTCAGCAACGCGCTGGCCGCGATCGCCATCGCCGCGTCCAACATCCCCTTCGCCCATCTGGCCGAGCACTGGAAGGCCGCGTTCTTCCTGACCCTGGCCCTGCCCGGCCACTTCCTGTTCTTCGGCGCCGTACTCGGCCTGCCGGCGCTGCTGCTGGGCTGGGCGACCCGCAGCGTGCGGGTGCTGGGCGCGTCGGCCGTGCTGCTGCAGGCGGCCTGGATCTGCCTGCTGCTGACCGACGCCAAGGTCTTCGCCCTGTACCGGTTCCACCTCAACGCGATGGTCGCCAACATGGTGTTCGGCGGCGCGATGCAGGACCAGGTGGTGTTCTCCGGCGCGGTCTGGGGCCTGATCGCGCTCGCGGTCGGCTCGGTGCTGGCGCTGGAGATCGTGATCGCCTGGCTGTGGTGGCGCCTGCTCGAGCGCCGGCCGGGCTGGCAGCGCGTGCTCAAGGGCTGGCTGGCGGCCGCGGCGGTGATGCTGGTCGGCCAGGGCATGGTCGCCTACTACGACGCGCGCGGCGACCGCGCGGTGATGTCGCAGCTGCCCTACATCCCCTGGGCCCAGCCGATCACGCTCAAGGACGCCTTGGCCCGATTCGGCATCGAGCGCGACCCAGGCGCGTCCTTGCCGACCCAGGGCGAGGGCCTGTTGACCTACCCGCTGCGCCCGCTGCAGTGCGACCCGGCGCCGAAGCTCAACGTGGTGGTGATCCTGCTCGAATCGCTGCGCCACGACGCGCTCGACCCGCAGGCGATGCCCAACGTGTGGGCCTACGCGCAGCGCTCGCAATGGTTCGACGACCACTACAGTTCCGGCAACGCCACCCGCTTCGGCGTGTTCGGCCTGCTCTACGGCCTGCCCGGCGGCTATTGGCACCCGATGCTGGCCGAACAGCGCGGCTCGGCCCTGATCGGGCAGATGAAGCGCGACGGCTACGGCATGCACATCTACGGCAGCGCGCCGCTGTACAGCCCCGAATTCGACCGCACGGTGTTCTCGGAGGTGCGCGACCGGGTGGTCAACGGCCCGCGCAAGCGCAAGAGCGCCGAGCGCGATCGCGAGATCCTGCGCCGGCTGCAGGCCGACATCGCCGCGACCCCGCGCGACGGGCGCTTCTTCGGCTTCGTGTTCCTGGATTCGCCGCACCAGCCCTATTACATGCCCAAGGGCTATCCGCCGCTGGCGCGGCCGATGGCGGCCGACGTCAATCCGCTGGACCTGGGCCCGGACCACGACCCGACCCCGGAATTCAACCGTTACCGCACCGCGGTGCATTACGCCGACAGCCTGATCGGCGAGTTCCTGCGCGCGCTCGACGCCGGCCCCTTCGCCGAAAACACGGTGGTGCTGATCACCGGCGACCACGGCGAGGAATTCAACGACCTCAAGCTCAACTACTGGGGCCATAACGGCAACTTCTCCGACTACCAGCTGCGCACCCCGTTCGTGCTGCGCTGGCCCGGCCGCGCGCCGCAGAAGTTCGCCCACGTCACCGCGCACGAGGATTTCGTCCCGACCGTGATGCGTCACGCCTTGGGCTGCCGCAACCCGGCCGGCGACTACAGCACCGGCCGCGACCTGTTCGGCCCGCCCCAGCCGCAGCGGCCGTTGCTGGTGGAAAGCTGGTCGCAGCGCGGCATCCGTCAGGGCGACCGGATCTATCTGTTCGACAGCTACGGCGCCGCCACCGTGGTCGACCGCCGCTACCGCCCGCTGCCCAACGCCAAGGTCGACCCGACCGCCCTGCGCCAGTCCTGGGACATGCTGACCCGGTTCCAGCAACAGCACTGACCTGCACGCGCTTCGGTCTGTGGGGTTGCGTTGCGGCCGCCGTTGCCGTTGCCATTGCCGTTGCCGTTGCCGTTGCCGTTGCCGTTGCCGGAAAGAGCTTGGCGCCGCCGCGAACTCGCGAGAACGCCCTGAAGCCCCGGAGGGCGGCCCGCAGGGATGCGGGCCGTGCGCAGCCAGGCCATGGATGGCCTGTGCGGAGCAGCCCTGCGAAAACACCGTCCCATAGTGGCTCTTGATTCGAAACAGCCATGGCGTTTTCTTTGGTTACTTTCTTTGTCGCCTTGGACAAAGAAAGTGACCCGGCCGCTTGCGGACGGAAGCTTTGCTTTTGAGCTTTGGAAGCCTTCGAACGGCAGACGCCGCGAGACCGCAAGAACGCGGTCGCGGCTTGCGTCGCTCCTACAGGGGGCATAGGACAAAGACGCGGCTAGATTGAACGATGGCAGTCGCGGCTCACGCCGCTCCTACAAGGGCGGTGCGCAAACAAAAACGCACCGGCGCGCTGGGCGCCGGTGCGTCAGATCGCAACTGCGTGCCGGCGACTCAGGCCGCGGCGGCGCGCACCGCAGCGGACAAGGTGTCCAGGGTCGAT includes:
- a CDS encoding NADH-quinone oxidoreductase subunit A; its protein translation is MLAEYLPTLLFLIVAGGIGVALLVVGNVLGPKRPTAEKLSPYECGFEAFEDARMQFDVRYYLIAIQFIIFDLEIIFIVPWATVFRDLGIIGLIEMGIFASMLLLGFVYVWKKGALEWE
- the tpiA gene encoding triose-phosphate isomerase, with amino-acid sequence MRRRIVAGNWKLHGSREFAFALLDEVAAQTPPPGVERLILPPLPYLGELIEHYGERGLGFGAQDVSANQKGAYTGEVSAAMLKDVGAGYGLVGHSERRQYHGESSELVARKFAAAKAAGLTPILCVGETLDEREDGKTEWRLQEQLAPIFELLGAQALDGAVLAYEPVWAIGTGKTASPEQAQQVHAFIRSEIAAHDATIAGSLPILYGGSVKADNAAALFSQPDVDGGLVGGASLVAADFNAIAAAAAP
- a CDS encoding NADH-quinone oxidoreductase subunit C; the protein is MSTANLAERLRERFAGATVVVAEPRGELTLEVPAADWLAAARALRDEFGFEQCVDVSGVDYLSFGSDEWDTDVSSEGFSRGVEGKSAGRFRWGESPNAASIAPERRFAAVAHLLSCQHNQRLRLKAFAPNDDLPVVGSLTGIWPGVNWFEREAFDLYGIVFEGHPDLRRILTDYGFVGYPFRKDFPLIGNVEVRYDADKRRVVYEPVSIDPRVGVPRVIRDDARYQTAQGELAQREPAQREVK
- a CDS encoding NADH-quinone oxidoreductase subunit B gives rise to the protein MGVIQSVGDTISGLMHNPLPEGRLDDILRPEGENPLLQQGFVTTNLDTLWNWARTGSMWPMTFGLACCAVEMMHAGAARLDLDRYGVVFRPSPRQSDVMIVAGTLVNKMAPALRKVYDQMPDPKWVISMGSCANGGGYYHYSYSVVRGCDRVVPVDVYVPGCPPTAEALIYGILQLQRKIRRGTNFGDQKQGVRE
- a CDS encoding 2-oxoglutarate and iron-dependent oxygenase domain-containing protein, producing the protein MSQIPTLDIRRFDTDREAFVAELGAAYREWGFAGIRGHGISDEQIDRSYDVFKRFFALPDEVKRKYHVPGGGGARGYTPFGVETAKDSKHFDLKEFWHVGREIPRDSKYAADMPANLWPEEIPEFREQAYGLYQALDRLGSRVLSALALHIGLAENYFADKTNSGNSILRPIHYPPITTDDIPNVRAGAHEDINLITLLVGASAAGLEVKSRQGEWVPFTADADTIVVNIGDMLQRLTNHVYPSTTHRVVNPPGEQARQPRYSTPFFLHPNPDFLIDVLPSTISADNPSRYPEPITAQGYLEERLREIKLK
- a CDS encoding sulfatase-like hydrolase/transferase codes for the protein MQDTVARPAFPARRALAWLTGFIFSNALAAIAIAASNIPFAHLAEHWKAAFFLTLALPGHFLFFGAVLGLPALLLGWATRSVRVLGASAVLLQAAWICLLLTDAKVFALYRFHLNAMVANMVFGGAMQDQVVFSGAVWGLIALAVGSVLALEIVIAWLWWRLLERRPGWQRVLKGWLAAAAVMLVGQGMVAYYDARGDRAVMSQLPYIPWAQPITLKDALARFGIERDPGASLPTQGEGLLTYPLRPLQCDPAPKLNVVVILLESLRHDALDPQAMPNVWAYAQRSQWFDDHYSSGNATRFGVFGLLYGLPGGYWHPMLAEQRGSALIGQMKRDGYGMHIYGSAPLYSPEFDRTVFSEVRDRVVNGPRKRKSAERDREILRRLQADIAATPRDGRFFGFVFLDSPHQPYYMPKGYPPLARPMAADVNPLDLGPDHDPTPEFNRYRTAVHYADSLIGEFLRALDAGPFAENTVVLITGDHGEEFNDLKLNYWGHNGNFSDYQLRTPFVLRWPGRAPQKFAHVTAHEDFVPTVMRHALGCRNPAGDYSTGRDLFGPPQPQRPLLVESWSQRGIRQGDRIYLFDSYGAATVVDRRYRPLPNAKVDPTALRQSWDMLTRFQQQH
- the secG gene encoding preprotein translocase subunit SecG, producing MLLFLNVIYVLIAIAMVALILMQRGAGAQAGSGFGGGASATVFGARGSSNFLSKATKWLAIAFFAISLFMAWQASRPSAEAGKPDMGLMGAPQATAPAAQPTVPAPAATAPAAPASGVPQAPAQSVPAPAATQAPAVPVAPAPAPAEQATPAKQPADGK
- a CDS encoding DNA-deoxyinosine glycosylase; this translates as MTATPPAPVRSFAPIESPQACVLVLGSMPGVASLSAGRYYAHPQNRFWPIMGSLVGAGPELDYERRIARLRQAGIALWDVLAQCEREGSLDSAIRDETAVANDFAGFFARHPRLRTVLFNGAKAEQSFRRFVLPTLASPPALRRLPSTSPANASQANASKWSAWREALREAGVAVLD